The proteins below come from a single Holdemania massiliensis genomic window:
- a CDS encoding PTS fructose transporter subunit IIB, which yields MKIVGITACTAGIAHTYIVAEKIQNAAEAAGHQCKIETQGTIGAQNKLTAEDIAAADVVIVAHDIAVGGMERFAGKPTVDIPISVAMKNPKSLIATIEKKIQK from the coding sequence ATGAAGATTGTAGGAATTACAGCTTGTACTGCAGGCATCGCTCACACTTATATCGTGGCTGAAAAAATTCAGAATGCAGCCGAGGCGGCAGGCCATCAGTGCAAGATCGAAACGCAGGGGACGATCGGCGCGCAGAACAAACTGACAGCGGAAGATATCGCCGCGGCGGATGTTGTCATCGTCGCTCATGATATCGCCGTCGGCGGAATGGAACGTTTCGCCGGCAAGCCGACCGTTGACATTCCGATCAGCGTGGCGATGAAGAATCCAAAGAGCTTGATCGCGACGATCGAAAAGAAGATCCAAAAATAA
- a CDS encoding class II fructose-bisphosphate aldolase, translating to MLVSMKDILQHAHQHNYAVMAVNSINMEMARAVISAAEEEHSPIIVQMGPGQIGKHAHLTEIVPLVKELAERASIPVALNLDHGGKLEDMVTAIHNGFTSLMIDASSYPYEENVKRTSVVCALAHPHGICVEAELGHVGQAADGDNSKVDLYTNVEEAKQFVKDTGCDALAVAIGTAHGDYPKGYVPVLNFERLAELKKALDMPLVLHGGSGSGEENIRKAVAGGINKINVCTDAFHAAKNAMLEKLEAKPNADYLELCMTAEAAVKQFVKEYIRVIGSNNQYFYGESGSTGNE from the coding sequence ATGTTAGTTTCGATGAAGGATATCCTGCAGCACGCGCATCAGCATAATTACGCGGTGATGGCAGTCAACAGCATCAATATGGAAATGGCCCGCGCTGTGATCAGCGCCGCCGAGGAAGAACATTCCCCGATTATCGTTCAGATGGGCCCGGGCCAGATCGGCAAGCATGCGCATCTGACGGAAATCGTTCCGTTAGTGAAAGAACTGGCTGAACGTGCCAGCATCCCGGTTGCCTTAAACCTGGATCACGGCGGAAAGCTGGAAGATATGGTTACGGCCATTCATAACGGCTTCACCAGTCTGATGATTGACGCTTCTTCCTATCCTTATGAAGAAAACGTCAAGCGGACTTCGGTGGTCTGCGCCTTAGCTCATCCGCATGGAATCTGTGTCGAAGCAGAGCTGGGACACGTCGGTCAGGCAGCCGATGGCGACAACAGTAAGGTCGATCTGTATACCAATGTCGAAGAAGCAAAGCAGTTCGTGAAGGATACTGGCTGTGATGCTCTGGCGGTGGCGATCGGAACAGCCCATGGCGATTATCCGAAGGGCTATGTCCCAGTGCTGAACTTTGAACGTCTGGCTGAACTGAAAAAGGCATTGGATATGCCGTTGGTTCTGCACGGCGGCAGCGGCAGCGGCGAAGAAAATATCCGCAAGGCCGTGGCAGGCGGCATCAATAAGATCAACGTCTGCACCGATGCTTTCCATGCCGCAAAAAATGCCATGCTGGAAAAGCTGGAAGCAAAACCGAATGCCGATTATCTGGAACTGTGCATGACGGCCGAAGCTGCCGTAAAGCAGTTTGTGAAGGAATATATCCGCGTCATCGGTTCCAACAATCAGTATTTCTATGGCGAGTCTGGTTCAACAGGCAACGAATAA
- a CDS encoding PTS fructose transporter subunit IIC, translating into MKKLNFKKHMMTGISYMIPMIVAGGILGALAKGFGGWEVGNYAPEAGATIFTNLNCFDWKQFWWMISKLSDYAMSFGVAVMTAGVCYSIAERPGIVPGFIIGYAANQSKAGFLGGLLMAFVIGYFIQWMKTWKLPKWMVGLMPVMIIPVIATFVCGVAFFAIVAKPMAIAMNALQGWIMSLNGGSKFIIGAVIGAGMGFDMGGPVNKTASMAANALGADGIYGPMSAKIIGGMTPPCGVFVSTLLTPKKFSATEKETAKTAFPMGLCFITEGVLPFAAADPARFIPASMIGSALAGGIAVAMGVESVAGHGGIFVFPMMTNWMWAVIALIVGSVATGVIYSAIKKPSEEGQEEEEEIVDLDINL; encoded by the coding sequence ATGAAAAAGTTGAACTTTAAAAAACACATGATGACCGGCATCTCGTACATGATTCCGATGATCGTGGCCGGTGGTATCCTGGGCGCCTTAGCGAAAGGCTTCGGCGGATGGGAAGTCGGCAACTACGCTCCGGAAGCGGGCGCTACCATCTTCACCAACCTGAACTGCTTCGATTGGAAACAGTTCTGGTGGATGATTTCCAAATTATCTGACTATGCGATGAGCTTCGGCGTGGCGGTCATGACGGCCGGTGTGTGCTACTCGATTGCTGAACGTCCAGGCATCGTTCCGGGCTTCATCATCGGTTATGCGGCAAACCAGTCGAAAGCCGGCTTCTTAGGCGGCTTGCTGATGGCCTTTGTGATCGGTTATTTCATTCAGTGGATGAAGACCTGGAAACTTCCGAAGTGGATGGTCGGTCTGATGCCGGTTATGATTATTCCAGTGATTGCGACCTTCGTCTGCGGTGTTGCCTTCTTCGCGATTGTGGCTAAGCCAATGGCGATTGCGATGAATGCATTGCAGGGCTGGATCATGAGCCTCAACGGCGGTTCCAAATTCATCATCGGTGCGGTTATCGGCGCCGGTATGGGCTTCGATATGGGCGGCCCGGTCAACAAGACAGCTTCCATGGCAGCCAATGCGCTGGGTGCTGACGGCATCTATGGCCCAATGTCCGCGAAGATCATCGGCGGCATGACGCCTCCATGCGGAGTCTTCGTTTCAACCTTGCTGACACCGAAGAAATTCTCAGCGACAGAAAAAGAAACAGCGAAAACCGCGTTCCCAATGGGCTTGTGCTTCATTACTGAAGGTGTACTGCCGTTTGCTGCGGCCGATCCGGCACGCTTCATTCCAGCTTCCATGATCGGTTCAGCGCTGGCTGGCGGCATTGCCGTTGCCATGGGTGTTGAATCCGTTGCCGGACACGGCGGAATCTTCGTCTTCCCGATGATGACCAACTGGATGTGGGCAGTCATTGCGCTGATCGTGGGCTCGGTTGCGACCGGCGTCATCTATTCAGCAATCAAAAAGCCAAGTGAAGAAGGTCAGGAAGAGGAAGAAGAAATCGTCGACCTGGACATCAATCTGTAA